From the Polynucleobacter acidiphobus genome, the window TGATCTTTTTCACCTATGCCTTTGTCAATATCGGCATGGTCACCGGGCTCCTGCCAGTAGTTGGCGTTCCCCTACCGCTCCTTAGCTATGGCGGCACAGCCCTTGTCACGCTTGGGTTTGGGGCCGGTATCTTGATGAGCATCCATCGTCATCGACGACTCGTACAAAGCTAAGTGGTAACAATTGGAGTAACAAAAAACCCAGCCGAAGCTGGGTTTGTAAGAGATCGCTCTCGATTACTTTTTACGCTTATTAACAGCGTCTTTAAATGCCTTGCCAGCAGAAAACTTCACAGTCTTGGAAGCGGCAATTTTGAGAGGCTCACCAGTTTTTGGATTACGGCCCATGCGAGCAGCACGTTTGCCAGAGGCAAATGTTCCAAAACCAATTAATTGCACCGAGTCACCTTTGGTTACTGCTTTGATGATGTGCTCAATAGCAGAATTCAGTGCGTACTCTGCTTTTGCTTTAGAAATCTCGGCATCGTCAGCAATTGCTGCGATTAAGTCTGCTTTATTCAAGTGAAGCTCCTTGTTGATTGTTCATTGTATTGCGCATATGCGCTGACGCAATTGTAAACACAAAATGTTATAAAAATAAATAATCTTTTGAAAAAAATTGGCCGCGGAGCCTTTTAGGATATGACTAATCCAAAACGACCAAGTCGACGACAAAATACTGGGTTTCTGCAAAACAATTCGTCGGTAAACCAACGTGCTGCTCATACTGCAATGCAACTTTACGCCCCATATTGGCGTTAATCTGATTGGCAACGGCATCATTACGCACCGAAAAGAAGAACTTTTCAGACATGGTTCCTGGCATCGAGACCATCGCCAGCTCGCCCTCCCAGGTCTTACAGAGCCAGCCCCGTTTGGAGAACTTTTGAACATAGCCGGCTCGCTCACCCTCAGCATAGCTCCAGTGAAGCATAAGATAGGTATAGCCGGCGGTTAAAACGCCGCTAATCAGAATTAAAATGAAGAGTGATCGAAAAAAACGTGCCATATAAGTTACTGAATTAAAAAGCTATCTTACTGGATTAAATTGACTAAAGAGGATGAGTTTATGATGCGCCCCTTTACAGCTTCTTGTTTATTAAGTGCCTCGGCCTTACTCATGTTTTCAGCTGCCTCATTGGCCAACTCAGGTGAGTCGACCTATCAGCAGGTTTGCGCCAGCTGTCATACTCCCGGAGTAGCAGGGGCCCCGAAGCTGGGTGACAAAGCCAAATGGGCTAAGCTAATTAAGGAAGGTCAGGTTCAGATTACGGCCCATGGTTATGTTGGGATTCGTGGCATGCCCGCTAAAGGTGGAAAGCCAGATTTGGGCGTCAGTGATTTTGCGGCATCGGTTGTCTATATGGCCAATCAAGCGGGCGCAAGCTGGAAGAACCCAGACGATGCCATGTTGAAAAAAATTGATGCTGAAATTCAACGTCGACAGGCACAGCTTCGTAAATAGGGATCGGGATGGAGATTCGTCATAATGTTTTTCTGATTTTTTTAGGTTCAGCCCTATTTATTTATTTTCGGGGCAAGGTGCGTTTTGGCCTATTGCGCTCCCTGACTGATTATGTGGTCTTACTGGCGCCCATTAATACGTTAATTTATTTGTTCTCTAAAGTAGGCCGTAGCCCTTACCTTCCTGTTAATGAATTCCCAGAACTGCAGCCCCTGAAAGATCGGTGGCAGATCATTCGTGATGAAGCCTTGGCTCTTCAAGATAGCGGGCAAATTCGTCAAGCAACTGGCTATAACGATATTGGCTTTAATTCTTTTTTTCGCACTGGCTGGAAACGCTTTTATTTATATTGGTACGGCAAGGATTTGCCGTCGGCCGAAGAGTCCTGCCCCCAAACAGTCGCTTTACTTAAATCAATCCCGAGCATCAAGGCGGCCATGTTTGCCTCACTGCCTCCTGGGGCAAAATTGGTTCGCCATCGCGATCCTTACGCTGGGTCATTGCGCTACCATTTAGGACTTGTAACCCCGAACAGCCCGCACTGTTTTATTGATGTTGACGGTGAGCCCTATTATTGGAAAGATGGCGAGGCGGTTGTGTTTGATGAAACCTACATCCACTTTGCGGCCAACAACACTGACCATCAACGGATTGTCTTGTTTTGCGATATTGAGAGGCCGCTCTACAGCAAAGTAATGCGAAGCTTTAATCGCTGGTTTGGTTTACAAGTCATGAGTGCTGCGGCCTCACAAAATGTTGAGGGCGAATCGCTCGGTTTTGTAAATGTCCTCTTTACCTATTTTTATCGGCTTCGCATGCAGACGAAAAAGCTAAAGGCTTCACACCGCAAGCTCTATTACATTGGCAAGTGGGTGCTTATTATTGGCCTTATTTGGTTACTATTTTGGTAATGGAAAAAATTCGGGTTTCTAAACTACTATCCGAACGTGGTTTGTGTTCAAGGCGGGAGGCGGATGCTTATATTGAACAGGGTTTAGTAACCGTTGACGGTGAGATTGTTCAAGAATTAGGTACACGGGCCTTTCGGCACCAAACGATTGAATTACGTTCGGGGGCCAAACGTCAGCAAGAGCAACGCCTCACTGTCTTACTTAATAAACCAGTAGGCTATATTTCGCACTTAGATGATGAAGAGCAATATAAGCCGGCAGCATCTCTCATCGTGCCTGAGAATCAATTTATGGGCGCCCCTCATCAAACCGAACGGTCTCAATTCAGGGGTCTTGCTCCAGCGGGCCGACTGGATATTGACTCCTCTGGCTTATTGGTACTTACCCAAGATGGGCGGATCGCAAAGTTGTTAATTGGTGAAGATAGTCCGATTGAAAAAGAGTATCTGGTTCGTGTTAGCGGTAAATTATCGGATGCGGGTTTGCGCTCCTTGCAGCATGGACTATCGCTAGATGGCAAAGCACTAAAACCAGCTAAGGTAAGTTGGCAAAACGAGGATCAACTTCGCTTTGTATTACGAGAAGGTCGCAAACGACAAATTCGCCGGATGTGCGAGCTCGTAGATCTCAATGTTGTTGGTCTAAAACGAATCCGAATTGGTCAAATAACTCTAGGATCGCTGCCTAGCGGACAGTGGCGCATCCTTGGTAAACAAGAGCGCTTTTAGATCACGACAGGGAAAAGTGTTAATTGCATTGCCCGTTCGCGCACCGGAAGCAATGCCAAATATTCAGGGCTATTGGCCCAGCGCTTTGCATCCTCTAAGCTTGAAAAGCTAAGCTCAACAAACGTATCAAACATCGCGGCGTTTAGCTGGTTCCAAAAAGGACTCTCGCAAACTCCTCTGCGCACTAACTTGCCGCCATAAAGCTCAATGGTGGCGCCAACCTGAGCACGGTAGTCATCAAAGTCCTTCGGGCTCTGTATTTTAAATATTCCGATTACATGAACGCTCATGATGGTCCTTAGTTCATGAACTATGCATGATATCGATCATGCAGTTCTTTGGGTTAAGAGATACTGGTATGAAGGTTGGGCAAGCAGTCATGCAATCGATAGATACAGCGATGCAATGAAACCGCCCGCTCCTTTGCCCAAGCATCCTACAGGATATTGGTTTGTCCGATATTGATCACTTGCTCTCATACATGAAACTCATAGAGGCGATCAAGATCGGGCTTTGAATTGGTATTCCCATTTTTATACCTTTGGTGGCAATGGAGTCTAATATACAAGATCTTGTTATTCCTTCATACATATGCCAATGAAGTCATGAGAATTTTTAGAACTCTACTCTGTGGATTTTTTGTTCTATTCACCCAATACAGCTTTGCTCAAGATGGCGACGCCTCAGGAGAGCAGGATAATTTCTTAAGACTAAAAACCGATTCCTTTAATTACAGTAAGGAATCGATTTTGGAGTTATGGGTCTATCAAAATGGATATGATGATGGCAACCTGAGCGATATTTATCGACTTCGATTCTATCAACCACTATCCATCAAGCAATGGAAAGGCATGATGCGGATTGATACAGCAATCAATTCCGCGTGGGGGGCCAATGCTCCAGGGCACAACAGTGGCCAATTTAGTGCGGGCAATACGATGCTCACTGTTTGGGGTATGCCTCCAGATTTTTTCCCTAAGTGGAATCTAAACCTAGGTGGTCGTCTTATTTTTCCATTTGGCAATAATGGTCAGTGGGCAATTGGTCCACAAGTAAGCGCGTCATTTGTTCCACAATCCTCAAGCAAATCCTTGCTCTCTGACTTTTCGCCTTTGGTTCGTTATATGTACGGGTTTGATAGCAAAAACAATTCCTTTGCGGCCAATCCATCGCAACCCCCGCTATTGCGAACGCTTCAACTGTATCCCACGATTGGATTGCAGCTCTCCCCCAGCACTCAAATTCGTTTTTGGGATGAAAACGGAATTCTGTATAACACCGCGGGTGGTGGTTGGTTTGTACCATTGGATGCCATGGTGACTCATTCTGTGAGTAAACATCTCTTGTTTGCGGTGGGTGCCAGCAAACAAGTAGTGCAAACCTTTCAGGCCTATGATTGGTCGATCTATGGAAAGATTTCTTTACGGTTTTGAGAATGGTGTTCAATGGTGTGGACAACAAAAAACCACCCGAAGGTGGTTTTTGTTCATCGAGAGTCAGTGTCTTAGGCTGCGGCCTTATTACCAGTGCCTAAAAACTCAACAATTTTCTTGGCGGTTTCAATATAGCGTTCATTCATTTTGCGATATTGAGCCAATTCCGCCATTAATGGGTTTTCAACCTGTTCAAAGGACGCATCTTCATAACCTGGGTGGTAAGGCGCTTCGTCAACAAGCTTGCTATTCATAGATCCTCCAAAAGTAAAAAATAATTTGATGGAATCAATGTAGCATAGGAAATTAGAAAATAAATTTATATAAATCAATAACTTGTGTTATTAGCATTACTTACGGGCGGGTTTTTCATCTGGTCTGTTTCATTTTTCAGCACACCATTTCGTATTACGAAATATTGAGTGATTTATTGGCGCCCATCTCAATTGCCGCCATCCCCTCTGCCACCGAATATCGAGCGCGGTAATCAAATGCATTCTCTGCCTTGTTGATGGAAACCGTTAATGGATAACCCATGGTACGCACTGCTTCACGCACAAGCGGTGGTTCGCCTTTGAGTGGCAAGTAGTTCCAACCATTTTCCGTAAATCGCGCCAAAGGCCAAGCAACAGCCAGTGGAATAGATAAGGTCGGCACCTTATAACCACCAGCCTGAAGTCGCGCACTCAGAAATTCGCGCAGATTCATTTGCTCCGCGTCCCGAATAAAAAATGCTCCGCTAGGAACATTTCGGATCAGGACTTGCAAAATCGCCTCACATAAATTTCCGATATAACACGTTGAATAGGGATAACGACCATCACCAAACCAACCAAACTGTCCACGATTCGCAGCGGGTCCGATTTGGCGATCGATCATATCTCCACTACCCCAAACTAGGGCGGGTCGCAACGCAATCGTGCTTAAAGACCCCGACGAACTCGACAACACTAATTGTTCAGCGTGCGCTTTTGATTGAGCGTAACGCAATGAATCTTGGTGACAAATTGCCATATCTTCAATTGCATTTTCGATCGGCGCAGGATCATTGAGCACCACATTTGCACAGCTCATGTAAATAAATTTACGAACACCTGATTGAATTGCGGCCTCAAGTAATCGTTTCGTCAACTGAGTATTAAGATTCTGGTAGAGCAATTTGGGGCCCCATAGCCCAACGTGGGCCGCACAATGAATCACGCAATCCTGGCCACGAACCAATGATTGCAAATCGTTCGTCAATAGAAGATCGATCTGGGTCGTATTGACCCCACGCTGACTTAAAGATTTCGCATCCGCCGCAGATCGAGTGGTCGCACTTACCGAGCAACCCTCCTCCAATAAGCGACTTACCAAATGCCGCCCAATAAATCCGGTAGCGCCAGTGATCAATAGTTTCATCTTTGCTATGCTAGCGTAGTTCATTGACATGGAAGGTTAATTGCTCTTGAGTATTTATTGGATCTCACTACTTCTCGCTGGCGCCTGTGAAATAGGCTGGCCCTTAGGATTAAAGCTTGCCGACCTCCCCAATATGAAAATTTGGGGCATTGGTATTGCTGTGATCAGTATGGCGCTTAGTGGGGTGCTGCTTTGGTACTCTTTAAAGGAGATTCCGATTGGAACGGCCTATGCAGTTTGGACGTCGATTGGAGCAGTAGGTACGTTTACCCTGGGGGTCTTAGTTTTTGGTGATCCGAATATTCCGATTCGCTGGATTGGTGTTGCGCTCATTCTGCTTGGCGTGATCCTGCTAAAAATGGGCTGATGCTCACTGTGTTTTAACTTTCAAGTTCAATTTGCAACGCTTTCATGAGCTCACAAACTTTAAGGGTTCGGGCTTTATGAAAAGCGGCGCCTGCCCATAGGCTTTGATGCTCCGCATTGTGTGAGCGAGCTGCGGCTTGGCGTAATGTGCCAGTAAGCGTGTTTTGGATTGGAAACGCCAAGGTCAGCTTACCCTCCATATGGCGAGTAAACGTATTCTCAACCCCCCGAGCCCAGCGTCCCGAGAAGCCTTTTGTAAAAATACTTGGTCGCGGATTCTCAGCTAAGAGAAGGGCCTTATATTCAGAGGAAGCCCCCGATTCAGGGCAACACAAAAAAGCGGATCCCATTTGTACCGCACTTGCCCCAAGATCCATGGCTTTTCGAATATCACGGCCGTCCATGATACCGCCAGCAGCAACCGCTGGTATGGTGCAGTGCCTAAGCAATTGATGCAAAAGATCAAACGTTGATAACATCTCATCAACTGCATCGCTCTCAAAAATTCCGCGATGGCCACCTGCCTCAATGCCTTGAGCAACAATAAAGTTAGCGCCTGATTGCGCAATCTTTTGAGCTTCCTCAAGGCTGGTTGCTGTAATTCCAATGGCAATATTGAGCGCTCTAGCCCGCTGCACAACCCACTCTGGTGGAATGCCAAAATGAAAACTGAGAACCGCTGGTCTCAGTTGCCAAATAGGCTCTAATTGCATTTCAAGGTCCGGGTAAAAGGGTGGTTTCGGAACAATGAAATCAATGTCAGAAGCCAATTCGTGAAGGGGCTCAATCGCCCGCTCTATGGTTTTTGAATCAGGTAACTCAACTTTTGGGAACAGAAAAAAGTTGGCATTAATGGGGCCTTGGGTTAGCGACTGTGCAAGCTTTAAGTCATGGTCAATCGTTTCAGGAGAGCTATAAGCAAAGCCGAAACTTCCTAAACCACCCGTATTAGAAACCTCTGAAACCAAGGCTGGGGTTGTAATGCCCCCAGCCATTGGCGCTTGAATCACGGGGATGGAAAGATTGGCAAACGAAAACATGCTCTAGCAATCCATCATTGGTGCAGCTTGTTAAAGTCGTTTGCCAGTTACAAGTAACTTGGGATCTCCATTAAGAGTGCCCTTGATTTGGGATCCATTCACTTGCCCGTTAAACGAATATCTCTTTCCATTGCTCTCAAAATCAAATCGAATCCCCTCCCCCCGAATTCTGCCATCCTCAAACGCTATAGATCGCTTGCCTGACGAATTAATTGTTCCATCAAAAAACTGTTTTTTCTGAATAAACCGAATGGTCGTTTTGTCTAAATTCGGTAAGCCAGCAAATTCCCATGAGCCATCAATATTTGCGGGCACGATCCATAAATAAATGGTTTCATTTAATGTACCAATGGTGGTCTCGCTTGATCTGACCGACACCTCCTGATCAGGAACCCAGGATTCCATTCGAAATGTATTGGAAACGACTCGGGTTCCAGGCTTCATCTTCAAAATCGTTGGCATCAGTCTTAAATTCAAGTTCTCGCCTAAGAATAGGGTTAAGACCGTTGCCGACGAAAAATCCTCAACAAAGATATCGCCTTGCTTAAATGTCACTAAATTTTGCACATTCTCACGAATTGCATTGCGCTTTGATAGTGCGACCAAATCGGGGTTGTATTCAATTCCGACAGCCCGAACACCATAGCGCTTAGCCGCCTGTATCGGAATCACCCCATCCCCCGAGCCAAGGTCATAGACTATGTCACCAGACTTCACTTGTGCTAACGCTAGCATCTGTGTTGCTGTATCGATCCTCGTGGGCACCCACATAATGTCTTTTCCATGGGCGGCCATCCTCAACTGAAACTGGTCATCTCCATAGTTATGCAATGCGCAACCAGTTAACAGTGAAATAGATACTGTGATGAGAGTAAGAAAACGCATAACTATTCCAAAGATGAATTAAAAGGAAATTGTATGGGAGCACGTCAATAAGGCCGCAATAACCCTCTGATCTCTAGGCTAAGCAATCGTCAGGGACTGATTTAGCACAAAGCACCTAGCTCGTTAATTGATAGAAGGTCCAACATAAATTCAAGACTACCAACGCGATTAAGGTGTTAAATGTGAATTTCATGCCAAGCACGCGTAGACTGAAATCTGGGGACGGCGTATTTATGCCCCTGGCATGAATTAATCGTCCAATGATCAGGAAAATTCCTGGAATAAGAACTAACCACCATGGAGCTCTATTAAGCTCTAGACAGGCAATCAGAATAATTCCAAAAGGAACATATTCTGCAAAGTTGCCCTGGGCACGAATTGCGCGCTCCAAATCTTCATGGCCCCCATTTCCCAAGCCGACCTTATTCTTTCTTCGCAAACCAATGACATTGAAAGACAGCTTGATAAAGATAATGGTAAGAACAGCAGCAATGATGGAGGTTACTAGTAGCATATTGAGATACTAAATGAACCACCAAGATATTAATAAAAAACCACCCGAGGGTGGTTTTGATGTTTCTTGGTGGCCCGGGGCGGAATCGAACCACCGACACAAGGATTTTCAATCCTCTGCTCTACCGACTGAGCTACCAGGCCAAGACTTGTAATTATATAGGATCAATCACTCTTGCCTGATAGGTCAGGCAGGGTTGAGCTGTCTTTTAAACGGACACTACAAACCAATGGTGTATGTGGCTAGTACTGTAGTGGTGGATACGGCTTGGAATGGTTCTTGGCGATAGATGCCTGTGATACCGATGCGTTGGTTCTTGAGGATGTCATAGTAACCGCCAACAGTCGCAGTGGGTCTGGTTTTGACTGGATTGGGATTAAAGTTCACTGGGGTTAATCCAGTAATGCCAGTGGCTGAGTATGAACCATTTGAGGTATTGGTATCGGTTTCAACTCCCGCACTAGCAAAGAGCGTGGTTTTAGGAATGCCACGATAGCTTGCTCCTACACCAGCTAGTGCCGTGGTGGCATTGGTGTTTAGGGCTGAGTAGGTCAAAGGTGCCGTGACAGAACTTGATGTTGCCTCAGTGTAGCCGCCCATATTGTTCTGTGTATAGCGTACTCCAGCATAAGGGGACACAACCACATCAGGAAGAACAGCAAAGCCATACTTAGCCACCACTTGCGCTCCTTGGCTAATCAGTTGCGAGCTGCCACTTCCGGGGTCGCTAGTACCCACCACTTGACGCGTAATGGTGGTGTCTTTTTGTCCATAAGCCGCTGAGACTTTGACTTCGGCGCCCATGCCATCGGGGCGCTGGCTCCATACCCCAAAGAGACCAATCATGGGAGTACTATTGCCCAATTGAACCGTACCGGGACCGCTCACCGATAAGTTTTGATCCACCCAGGCACCAATGCGGCTGTTGTTCTTGTTTAAACGGTAGGAAGCAATCAATAACCCGCTGGTGTTACTAATGCCTTGGGCTTGTACCATCGTATTGCGACCGCCCGCACTCACACAAATACCATGCTTGTCAAAAACTGGGCAATCGTAAGTAAAACCGTTAACCATTACCGAGTTCTGAAGGGTGAAGGTGCCTTGGAGAGCGGAAGCGGTATTGACGAGGGATTGTTGGGTATCCGCGGTGGAGGCGGTAACAACTAAATCCCAAATCGTGCCAGAAGAGTTTCTTAGAGTCCATGTTAAGCCGTTGTAGGTACCAGAGGTATTATTTAAATTACTCAAAGTAGCTCCTGAGAGCACCCCAGCATAGGTACCCTTGATAAGGGTAGATGCCGATACACCACTGATGCCTCCGCCATAAATACCAAATGTTGTTGAGCCGTTAGGACTAGTTAACGCCAACTGTCCATAATCACTCGGTGATCGGACAATAATGTTGTAGTTATTCGGGAGCCTGCCAGAAAAGCCAAATGGACCATTATTCCCAAGCCCCCCAAGATTGTTGAGGATTGTTGTAGTGTCAACTGGATTGCTGAGCCCCAAAACCCCAAAATTTAAGTAAGGTGCGGTATTTGTCAAAATCGTTCCATAGCCTGAGGGAACCAACCAAAATCCAATAAGTACTAAATCCTCACGAACGCCAGAAGCAACAATGTCAGGCGTACCAGGAGTCGCAGTCATTGACCAGGAATGTGCTTTTTGAGAAACCGTTACGCCAATCCCCAATAAAACGAAAAGTGTGAATTTATAAATGTTTAGGGGTTTCATTACTTAAACCATGACATTAAAGTTCAGACTGACAATAACATATCAGCGATCCCAGGCGCTGGAAAAAGGTTATATCGCTGATAAAGGGCTTAGAACCATTGCTTATCCACAATGGTTGGCTTCTAAATAGTTCTTCAAAAAGACGTGCTGATCACACACAGTTAGCACAGCCTATCTTTGAAGTGCCTTGATACTTGAAATCACGGTGGAATTTCCTTCACAAAACGGATCAGCAGTCCTCTGCTTTACCGACTTAGCTACCAGGCCGGGGGTTAGAGCCTTTTGGGTAAGCTACTCTTGTTTTTTGGTGACATCAATGCCGAGTGCTTTTAGCTTACGATAAAGATGGGTTCGCTCAAGCCCAGTGAACTCTGAAATACGGGTCATGCTACCCCCCGTGACTACCATTTGATATTCAAAATAGGCTTTTTCGAAGAGATCGCGCGACTCACGAAGTGGCAGAGTGTAGTAGCTTTTTGCAATTCCACTGATGTATTCGTCCTGATTCGTGGTTTTGGGTAGATCAATTGATTTGGCTTGGGTTTGGGGTTCTTGATCATCTGGTTTTTTCAGGGGGGTACGCTCAAGCGCTTTGCTGACTGTCTTTAAGAGCTTCTGGAGTGCGATGGGCTTTTCCAGAAAATTAAGGGCGCCGATCCGTGTTGCCTCAACAGCCGTATCAATGGTTGCATGACCGGACATCATGACCACTGGCATCGTTAGCAAATTATCTCGAGCCCACTCTTTTAATAAAGTAATGCCGTCAGTGTCCGGCATCCAAATGTCGAGGAGCACCAGATCGGGCTCCATTTGCTCTCGTACCGCTCTTGCCTGATTGGCGCTCTCTGCTGGATATACCGTGTGACCCTCTTCCGTCAAAATCTCATGAAGGAGCTCACGGATTCCCATCTCATCATCAACCACTAATATGCTTGCCATAACTAGGTCGCCTCTCTAGCAAGCTTTACAAACAAAATGGACACTTGGGCACCCAATACGTCATCTCCTTGTTTGCGATTGCGGATCTCAATTTTTGCACCATGATCATCAATAATTTTTTTCACGACTGCCAATCCTAATCCGGTTCCTTTTGCTTTAGTTGTTATATAAGGCTCAAATGCCCTTGCTAGTATCTTAGCCTGAAAACCAGGCCCACTATCGGTAATTGTCATGCGCACTGCGGATCTATTTTGATCGGCATCCTGAATTTGTATAAGCTCCGTTGTGATCTCGATGAGTTGTTGGGGTCGATTGGTTTCTAAACTAGCGTCTTGAGCATTTTGCAAAAGATTATGAATCACTTGCCGTAATTGCGTTGGGTCGCCCATGACCCGCGGACATCTAGAGTCCAAACGAACCCCGATGTTACTGCCCTCATACAAACCCATCACCTCTTGAATCAAACCATTTAAATCAAGACTTCCCAGGGTTGGGCTGGGCGTCTTAGCAAAATCCCGAAACTCATTAACCATCTGCTTCATGGCTTGCACCTGACCAATAATCGTATTCGTACTGCGCTCGATCATCTCGTCCTGGTCAGGGCTTAATTTGCCAACGAGTTTTTGCTGAAGGCGTTCTGCTGATAGCTGAATAGGTGTCAGCGGATTCTTGATCTCATGTGCCAAGCGCCTAGCCACCTCACTCCATGCGATCGAACGCTGTGCCGCAATCACGTCACTAATATCATCAAACACAATCATCTTTAGGCTAGGGGAAAGTTGGGTTCCACGTACAAATAAGGTTGAGCCAAGATCGTTCTCGTATTCATTCACAGGATTGACTTGGATTTGCTTTTGCCACACCAGCTCAGCTTTATTGGCTTCCCCCGCTTTGGCAGAAGTAATTAAATTTTGGGTGGCAAAGCCTTCACGCACTGCACTATCGAACTCCGCAAGCTCGGCAATCGAACCAAGTGGCTTACCAGTGATTGGTAAGAGGTCTCGTCCTAATATT encodes:
- a CDS encoding pseudouridine synthase; translated protein: MEKIRVSKLLSERGLCSRREADAYIEQGLVTVDGEIVQELGTRAFRHQTIELRSGAKRQQEQRLTVLLNKPVGYISHLDDEEQYKPAASLIVPENQFMGAPHQTERSQFRGLAPAGRLDIDSSGLLVLTQDGRIAKLLIGEDSPIEKEYLVRVSGKLSDAGLRSLQHGLSLDGKALKPAKVSWQNEDQLRFVLREGRKRQIRRMCELVDLNVVGLKRIRIGQITLGSLPSGQWRILGKQERF
- a CDS encoding NAD(P)H-dependent flavin oxidoreductase, translated to MFSFANLSIPVIQAPMAGGITTPALVSEVSNTGGLGSFGFAYSSPETIDHDLKLAQSLTQGPINANFFLFPKVELPDSKTIERAIEPLHELASDIDFIVPKPPFYPDLEMQLEPIWQLRPAVLSFHFGIPPEWVVQRARALNIAIGITATSLEEAQKIAQSGANFIVAQGIEAGGHRGIFESDAVDEMLSTFDLLHQLLRHCTIPAVAAGGIMDGRDIRKAMDLGASAVQMGSAFLCCPESGASSEYKALLLAENPRPSIFTKGFSGRWARGVENTFTRHMEGKLTLAFPIQNTLTGTLRQAAARSHNAEHQSLWAGAAFHKARTLKVCELMKALQIELES
- a CDS encoding methyltransferase domain-containing protein — encoded protein: MRFLTLITVSISLLTGCALHNYGDDQFQLRMAAHGKDIMWVPTRIDTATQMLALAQVKSGDIVYDLGSGDGVIPIQAAKRYGVRAVGIEYNPDLVALSKRNAIRENVQNLVTFKQGDIFVEDFSSATVLTLFLGENLNLRLMPTILKMKPGTRVVSNTFRMESWVPDQEVSVRSSETTIGTLNETIYLWIVPANIDGSWEFAGLPNLDKTTIRFIQKKQFFDGTINSSGKRSIAFEDGRIRGEGIRFDFESNGKRYSFNGQVNGSQIKGTLNGDPKLLVTGKRL
- a CDS encoding HU family DNA-binding protein gives rise to the protein MNKADLIAAIADDAEISKAKAEYALNSAIEHIIKAVTKGDSVQLIGFGTFASGKRAARMGRNPKTGEPLKIAASKTVKFSAGKAFKDAVNKRKK
- a CDS encoding DMT family transporter, giving the protein MSIYWISLLLAGACEIGWPLGLKLADLPNMKIWGIGIAVISMALSGVLLWYSLKEIPIGTAYAVWTSIGAVGTFTLGVLVFGDPNIPIRWIGVALILLGVILLKMG
- a CDS encoding MAPEG family protein — encoded protein: MLLVTSIIAAVLTIIFIKLSFNVIGLRRKNKVGLGNGGHEDLERAIRAQGNFAEYVPFGIILIACLELNRAPWWLVLIPGIFLIIGRLIHARGINTPSPDFSLRVLGMKFTFNTLIALVVLNLCWTFYQLTS
- a CDS encoding autotransporter outer membrane beta-barrel domain-containing protein, translated to MKPLNIYKFTLFVLLGIGVTVSQKAHSWSMTATPGTPDIVASGVREDLVLIGFWLVPSGYGTILTNTAPYLNFGVLGLSNPVDTTTILNNLGGLGNNGPFGFSGRLPNNYNIIVRSPSDYGQLALTSPNGSTTFGIYGGGISGVSASTLIKGTYAGVLSGATLSNLNNTSGTYNGLTWTLRNSSGTIWDLVVTASTADTQQSLVNTASALQGTFTLQNSVMVNGFTYDCPVFDKHGICVSAGGRNTMVQAQGISNTSGLLIASYRLNKNNSRIGAWVDQNLSVSGPGTVQLGNSTPMIGLFGVWSQRPDGMGAEVKVSAAYGQKDTTITRQVVGTSDPGSGSSQLISQGAQVVAKYGFAVLPDVVVSPYAGVRYTQNNMGGYTEATSSSVTAPLTYSALNTNATTALAGVGASYRGIPKTTLFASAGVETDTNTSNGSYSATGITGLTPVNFNPNPVKTRPTATVGGYYDILKNQRIGITGIYRQEPFQAVSTTTVLATYTIGL
- a CDS encoding c-type cytochrome, whose amino-acid sequence is MMRPFTASCLLSASALLMFSAASLANSGESTYQQVCASCHTPGVAGAPKLGDKAKWAKLIKEGQVQITAHGYVGIRGMPAKGGKPDLGVSDFAASVVYMANQAGASWKNPDDAMLKKIDAEIQRRQAQLRK
- a CDS encoding NAD-dependent epimerase/dehydratase family protein, with product MKLLITGATGFIGRHLVSRLLEEGCSVSATTRSAADAKSLSQRGVNTTQIDLLLTNDLQSLVRGQDCVIHCAAHVGLWGPKLLYQNLNTQLTKRLLEAAIQSGVRKFIYMSCANVVLNDPAPIENAIEDMAICHQDSLRYAQSKAHAEQLVLSSSSGSLSTIALRPALVWGSGDMIDRQIGPAANRGQFGWFGDGRYPYSTCYIGNLCEAILQVLIRNVPSGAFFIRDAEQMNLREFLSARLQAGGYKVPTLSIPLAVAWPLARFTENGWNYLPLKGEPPLVREAVRTMGYPLTVSINKAENAFDYRARYSVAEGMAAIEMGANKSLNIS
- a CDS encoding response regulator, with protein sequence MASILVVDDEMGIRELLHEILTEEGHTVYPAESANQARAVREQMEPDLVLLDIWMPDTDGITLLKEWARDNLLTMPVVMMSGHATIDTAVEATRIGALNFLEKPIALQKLLKTVSKALERTPLKKPDDQEPQTQAKSIDLPKTTNQDEYISGIAKSYYTLPLRESRDLFEKAYFEYQMVVTGGSMTRISEFTGLERTHLYRKLKALGIDVTKKQE
- a CDS encoding DUF1330 domain-containing protein; amino-acid sequence: MSVHVIGIFKIQSPKDFDDYRAQVGATIELYGGKLVRRGVCESPFWNQLNAAMFDTFVELSFSSLEDAKRWANSPEYLALLPVRERAMQLTLFPVVI
- a CDS encoding aspartyl/asparaginyl beta-hydroxylase domain-containing protein, which gives rise to MRHNVFLIFLGSALFIYFRGKVRFGLLRSLTDYVVLLAPINTLIYLFSKVGRSPYLPVNEFPELQPLKDRWQIIRDEALALQDSGQIRQATGYNDIGFNSFFRTGWKRFYLYWYGKDLPSAEESCPQTVALLKSIPSIKAAMFASLPPGAKLVRHRDPYAGSLRYHLGLVTPNSPHCFIDVDGEPYYWKDGEAVVFDETYIHFAANNTDHQRIVLFCDIERPLYSKVMRSFNRWFGLQVMSAAASQNVEGESLGFVNVLFTYFYRLRMQTKKLKASHRKLYYIGKWVLIIGLIWLLFW